The sequence GGGAAAACAACGCGATAGGAGAGCTTAGTGTATCGGTGGAGCTGATCCATGTACTTAAACCTCTTCAAGTGCAGAGCCAGAATCATGGGCAACTTCTTTACCCTCATCctaaacatacaaacatacacgtACATAAAGACAACAAAGCTCTGCAGCATTAGGGCAACATCAAAGGGAATTCATGCCTGACTGGGGGTTTCGACTGGTAATGTCAATCTGAAGTCAACACTCGACAGCCTCAGTCTGTTCTCAAATTCTCAAAAAGCTCAAGTGATTAATTGGGCCAATTTAGGAAATGTCTACCAACACGGCGCATTTTATGGCACTTTCTGGGCAGGCACACATTTGATTTAATTGTCTATTTAATGTACTAGTCTGCATTAAATATAGGTTTCTAAATCAAGACAAGATAAGAATCTGCTCTGATGGGAAGTTACTGAGCCAAGTTACTGGGCTTGCGTCAGTGGGTAGCTCGGGTCTTCTCAAAACGCAGGGCTATGtttgattatgttttattttaaatggtaagtgtgaaaaaaaaaaactaacctCTTCTGTGCTTCCTGTTTACTCCGACACTGTTCACAGTAGTACTTGTACTCGCTGCATAGGGTCTCAGTGTTGCTGAAGCCCCTGTGGAGAAATAGGACAAGAACAAATGATTGTGTGAATTCCAACCAACATACACAttggaaaattaagaaaatgtttcttAGCCCACCTCAAGCAATGGGTTATTGAAGTGTTTTGTTCCACATCTACCGAGAGATCCAAAAAGTCCTCATCTTTGCTGCTGACCTGCGAAGAGAAAGACGTGCAAACTGAAAAGATCAGCCTCATGCTGCAGTTGAGGCCTTCAACGTCCCATAGTCAGCCACGTCACATTTTCAGTAAGGCGGCCTACTTTCGATAAGATGTAACGATGCCAGGCCCTCCCTAGTTAAGCGTGTGCCTCTCACCGCTTCGCAGTTGAGACAGCGAGTCTCGTTGGTGAGCGTGCCCTGGAAGATCTCGTGGACCCAGGTCTCCTCGGTCTTGTCCGCCTCCTCGCTCTCCACACAGCCGTTCTGCAGTTTGCCATTCTGCTTCTCCTGGTTCATCTCCTCCTGCAGGAGGTCAGCAATGGTGTTGAGCAGGTAGTTCAGGAACTCATGCGCATCCTGTTGCATATAGTTGTCAAAGAGCTCTGGGGGAAAGAGCAGTACACAGACATGGTCATTAGtcgtcatatttaaaataataaacaaacgtTTGAAGGGAAAAGCTGAATTTGTTTGTAAAGAAAAATTTACACTGCAATTTCCAAATGTCTTTAAATGAAGGGACACGTTCGATACCTATTGCTCACCAGTCAGAGAAGTATATTATCTATCTGTTTAGGCAACCTGGGGTTTACACATCTTATCAAGGATTATGGGATGTTTGATTTCAGTCAGATTATAAAAGATGCTAAGGTAGAGTTTGATGTATCAGTATTAATTGAGattgtttggtttatttaaGGTTAAAGGAGTTTCAACCCAATCATTACTAAGAAATAAGCTACACGTAAGGATTATAGTTTGAAATGGATTAAATTGCAAACTATTTCTGTGTGGaaacaaacactaacacacttggtaaaataacacaaattatACCACAAAAAAATTGTCAATAAAGTCAAAATATCAATCACAGAAACTAGAAACTTGATCTTTATAACTCAGGTGTTTGAGAGGTTGAAATTAACACGGTGCCTCTATAACATGCATAGTGATATTGATTGAGATATTAAAAAATGCATGAGACAcagtatattaattaaaaataaagtacaaaatTTGGATTTGTAGAAAATGATCTTAAAGATATTAGTTTAAACTTAGGATAACCTTAAAAACCCCATAATCATGATGGTGTTGTGAACCACATAATTCTAGAAGCAATTTACACGCTTTAGCTCCGTTTTCACTTGAGTAGTGTTGCCATAGGAACCGGTTCAGCGCTAACAGAagccccccccagcccccccccagccccccccagCACCAGCACTGCACAGACTGGAGGCCAAAGTCAGAAAGTCCGTCTGCCTCCTGCTTCACTGTCTACCAAGTTATTATATTGGCTTGAGTGCCCCTTCAGTGTGAATCAATACAGTGGATTAGCTTTTCACTTTCAAAAATATTGGGCTCTATAATGCAACCTGTGCCCCTGAAAAGGACATATGATCTAGCGGAAGTGACTATATCCATTACCCCCCTCCCCTTTACTTTACCAAAGGCTTTGAGAAGTTAATTACATAAGAAATTAACTcctggaagaaaaaataaatatctagaCCTTTGCATCTCTATCTTTAATTGCCGCTTATTAAGATTTGTGACTATTTTGCAAAGTGGGAATGTCCAACTATCCTTCCCTGGAATCTATTCAAGTTTGTAAGataataataacttttaaaatgaCTAATGTTTTTCATAATGACAATTCATTCCATTCGGATTTTAACTTGACGTAGAAACTGATAAAAACTAAGCTTTATCTTGATGGGTTTATTTcggtatgatttatttaatttttcttacCTTATTTGGAAACCAGAATTTCAAAATTCCACAACTAAAAATAAGATCTACATCTAATTAAACTACTAAATTAATCTTGGGTATACCAAGACAGCACATGTCATACATTCTGtatcatttattttccaataTGAAAGACTTGCATAgttaaatgcattcaaatgtCTACAAGAGGCAAACAGAAGAGGTATACAGAAGAGAGTGTAAAACTGGCTGCAGGTTTTAATATTTACTTTTCACAGTGTTAAACTGATTGGTCATGAGCCATGTATCCCAATaacagtggagaggaggcatgGTTTCTGCTCTAATGATGCACACTGTGGATCATTACAAGCATGGGTAGAAAACAACAAAGCACACTCAGTTGTGTTTTTAAGTCATTTCCATTTACATCTAAAAGTAGACAGACTATTACACGGTAAAAACcattcatgtatttaaaaacaaatctctctCCTGATACAATGccaaaataaccaaaataaGTGCTTAAATAAGTGATTCTTACTTAAATAATATTAGTTTAAATGTTGTTTACAAATTAGGGATAAAATTGACAAAGTTCAAAGAGCAGAACCAAAAGCATCTCTACAACTACATGACAACGTTCAACGTACGTAGAACAAATGAAACAGTTGATCTTATTGTCCCGGGCAATCTGTCCACCTCATATTAAATTAGTCCACAGTTTACTCAAAGTGAAAATATAGTTTATATACGTCTTCTCACCGTTTTCTTTCCTGAGCCGGGAGATGAACTTCTTCGGCGGGATGACTCCCACCTTCTTCTTCTGGGTGGCGATGCTATTAAAGAGGTCCGACAGGCAGGTCAGCAGACTCTCCTTCTTCCTTGGCTGGATCTTATATGCCAGAACTTTTTCCCGAAAAGGCCGGCAGAAGTAAAGTGCTTGCAAGACGGAGTTGCAGTAGCAAGTGTTTCCAAACTGAACAAAGAGAAGGAAAGAAGGGTGATCAGAGATCTCAACACAGAGACAACAGGTAAGGTAATGTCTAACAAAAGGATATAACAGAATCACTTGGCTTTGTTAGTGATGAAGGACATAATATGAAGACTGATATTTATAACATGGGCATGTAGGTATTGGGGGGAAACTAGACAATTCTACTGTATTTGGGGAGGCATATTTTAATACCCCAAGGTGGTGTAgaacttttaaaaagtaattttgtCAATTGACAACTTAATAAGACATATTAAACTAACTAACTAATTAGATAAagttttgaaaaacacatgTCAAAGACTACTGGATCATTATAAATGTTGCCAATaaaatcagagacttttaataACACAAGGTTAAGCAAATATTCCTAGGAGCCACTTGAGAGAGAAACTGAAAGGCAGGAaggaaacatttacatttcaattggATATGGAAATTGGTATTTTGCAATTTTTCAAGAATTTGCATAGGATACGAGGAGATCTGCATACAATATACATGGTGTATAGTTACCAAAATAAGCATTTAGCTACAATCTATAAACTTACTTGTAAACTATTTTTGGGAGAAGGACCCTTATTTGCCGTGAGCTCCCATATCATACATTCCTATGATAGCAATGGATTCCTTTCatactgactgacacattgTTCTTGAATTCTGGGTCATGAACTCATAGCTAAAAATAAGCTGGGTATGCCTTAAAGCAATCTGCATGGCTGCTATAATGTGGCTGGCCAGTTCAATTACATTGTTACTGCAAAGACACTACTCTTAAAGTGGGTGAGCAGCACAAACAATAGAGGAGAAGAATTGAATATATTGTCTACGTATAAGGTATGGCATGCTAATTTGGGTGcgtttataataaaaaaatacttttcttcAACATTGCAATATGGAAGTACAGTTATAAGAATATAGCATTCAagtacaattaaaattgtaacGTAAATATAACgtggattaaaaatatatatacaataaactCTAAATTATTAATCTTTATAGAAACATGTAAACATAAGCTCTCTTAGGGTatcaaaaaaaacatgtaaacacacacacacacgtatataggCTACACTATATATTTATACCTTAATAGATGCagatgtctgcacttgttatctcattgtactaggatgtgttcttattgtattttgtattactgcacatttgtaatgttttaaaatgtgttttgtgtaaactgtaagatGCCCTCAATAAGGTCCTCAActtagaaataaatataattatataaatataattgctGTGCCAAATTAAGGGCTAGACGCATATCTAATATCACATTTCAATTTACTGTTAGAAGCATCTTTCTACTATTTATATATCAAAATGCAATAACAACTTCAAAACTTGCGATTTGCAGGTGTGTCATAATTTTGATGTGGTGTAgccctgtttttcattttaggatttcacaaatttaatttaaaaaaaggcacAACACGAATTTCttataataatgaaagaaactaattaaaatCAGCCAAATTTCCATCCAAAGACCTTCATTAATTTTACACATTATCTACTAGAACCCCTAGTATTTCTCTAGTATTACTCCCCCAGGGCATCAAATTTAGGTTGCCCTAAATCAGCATTTATCAAAAAGTGTATCTCCAGTGTCATGGAAAGTGTTTTCCATGAACACAGCAACAATATAGATATGCAAACCATAGTATTTTGACCAAAGAAAGCTATCAATAGCTATAAGTGTGGACTAAAGTATTCCAAGGTCAATGACTCAGATCTGAGTTCAATTCCTATATCTGTAAGAGTTAATCATTTGAAACAACTATAACGCCTCGCATTTAATTATATTCAGGTCAGATATTTTGAGGTGTGAAAAACACTTTGAGACTGTGCATGACTCATCCTGATTGTTTCCAGAAACGTAGGGTCTCAAATGCTTTAGACATACTGTATGCACTGATGGGGTTTGAATTACATTcaggaaaaacacacacttacagTCAATAAACAGAAAACTGAAATAGACATTCACAGAAATattaaagaatacattaaagCATTTGCAGCCCAAACTACACAAGACAAGTTTGTTGTTCTggttacaaaaacaacaacaccatGTCCAAGCTAAATCAGATATCCAGCTGTACTTTAACTTGGAGCTCATTACAGTTCTGCTATACATtactttacacattttcttctctcGCTCACAAACTTCTGGGTGAAAATCGAACATAAAGattcacaaataataataatttcttgtTTGGGGCCTTCAAGTAAACCCGTTCAGAAGTCAGCGTGCGGCAGAGAGCCAAgcgcaaaaaggaaaaaaggcaCTTACGTTGACCAAGCCGAAGTAGTGTTCATTCACGGGAAACTGTTCCGGTCCAATCTCTTTCTCCAAAGCTGAGGCATTGGCGCCCTTATGAAGACAGACAATTAAGGCATGTCTTGTTATTCATTATCCAGTCTCTAACACAGCAGTCTTAGTTACAGTCTTGGTAATGATCGACTGAAAAGCTCTGAActtaagagaaaataaaaggcTTCCAGAACATAACATTTTAAAGCTTATATCCACCTGCATCACCTCAACAGTTTTTGTCTTAGGACTGCGATGCATCTCCTGTGTTCAAACCCTGAGCAGCCTTCAACTGTCTTTGGTTTGAAATCCGCTATATTTAGTTTCAAGATGTCGGTTTGCACATCTGGGAAGTTTCCAGAGGTTTCACATCTGGTTCTGTGTTAGAACTCACAGAAAACTCATGGCATCAAGGAATCCTCAAATATCTAAAACATGCACTTTTACAGCTGGTAAGCACTTCCAATCTGAGGAACCTGacacaacattaaaataattaactttttatGTCCAGCTTGGGAATGCATTCCCTTGCAGTTTTCAATGAGGTACAACAACCTTCACCTCCATTCCAAAGGAGTTATACAACtgttaacaaaatacaaaatgtaatgaataaatacatgaataaatcacACTGCTTGCACTTTGATATTTCTACTTAATCCGCAGCTGTAGATATTCACAAAGGAGACACATAATAGACACCTTTTCCTGATCACATGATTGGTTCATGGTTTTTAACTGATGATTTGAAAAATTGCAGTGTGTGTTTAATATAGCATATTATAGCATATAGGAAAAGGCTGGATGAAAAGATGAGGAAAAGGGATGATGAAGGGGTGGCAGGAGGTTGCTCCAGGGCAAGGTTCAACACTGCGAGGTCTAGAGATCAGGGAGGCTTATAGTCTCAGACCAGACTTCAAATTAAAGGTGGCTGATACGATTGCTTTAGGCATCTAGTCTAGCCTGCTGTTAAGTGTCTCAGCTTTCAGATCTCCTGAACACCATGCAGGACCTCACTGCTAACCTCACATTGTACTTTTGTCTGCAAGACActagaacaaataaaaataaaagcctggTATCATTTATTTGGCTACTGTTTTCAAATAGtaaatgcgtgtgtgtgtgtgtgtgtgtgataactATTTTCCTGTTCTAGcttttgttaaatcacaattatgtgtgtgtttaaagcA is a genomic window of Amia ocellicauda isolate fAmiCal2 chromosome 10, fAmiCal2.hap1, whole genome shotgun sequence containing:
- the usp12b gene encoding ubiquitin carboxyl-terminal hydrolase 12 isoform X2 is translated as MEILMTVRKIASICTMGANASALEKEIGPEQFPVNEHYFGLVNFGNTCYCNSVLQALYFCRPFREKVLAYKIQPRKKESLLTCLSDLFNSIATQKKKVGVIPPKKFISRLRKENELFDNYMQQDAHEFLNYLLNTIADLLQEEMNQEKQNGKLQNGCVESEEADKTEETWVHEIFQGTLTNETRCLNCEAVSSKDEDFLDLSVDVEQNTSITHCLRGFSNTETLCSEYKYYCEQCRSKQEAQKRMRVKKLPMILALHLKRFKYMDQLHRYTKLSYRVVFPLELRLFNTSGDATNPDRMYDLVAVVVHCGSGPNRGHYITIVKSHGFWLLFDDDIVEKIDAQAIEEFYGLTSDISKNSESGYILFYQSRD
- the usp12b gene encoding ubiquitin carboxyl-terminal hydrolase 12 isoform X1 — protein: MEILMTVRKIASICTMGANASALEKEIGPEQFPVNEHYFGLVNFGNTCYCNSVLQALYFCRPFREKVLAYKIQPRKKESLLTCLSDLFNSIATQKKKVGVIPPKKFISRLRKENELFDNYMQQDAHEFLNYLLNTIADLLQEEMNQEKQNGKLQNGCVESEEADKTEETWVHEIFQGTLTNETRCLNCEAVSSKDEDFLDLSVDVEQNTSITHCLRGFSNTETLCSEYKYYCEQCRSKQEAQKRMRVKKLPMILALHLKRFKYMDQLHRYTKLSYRVVFPLELRLFNTSGDATNPDRMYDLVAVVVHCGSGPNRGHYITIVKSHGFWLLFDDDIVEVRVSLLIWKSSSGLMWSMPFMILKTWIKSPRSLLCSRVKRFRSLSLSE